A single window of Bradyrhizobium daqingense DNA harbors:
- a CDS encoding efflux RND transporter periplasmic adaptor subunit, with protein MRHFPRAVARSLFPAVIAGVFALGPNPAGAAEDDAPKGPAVTVLKVAKSCFSDIVEATGSIIAREESSVRPERPGLKVTEVLAEAGQTTTAGQVLARLALPEGGTLQVTAPVAGVIATSTAQIGNFASAKGEALFTIVARSEYDLVGLVATTDMRKLAVNQQATVRIAGSGDIDGKIRRIGPTVEQNIQQGMVYIGISSQKRLLLNASGRALIKSGQSCNVAVPLTAVQYSSAGTVVQVIRRNRVETKRVEVGLMSGGNIEIRDGLNEGDVVVARAGALLREGDPVRPVMASAEAAK; from the coding sequence ATGCGTCATTTTCCCCGTGCCGTCGCCCGAAGCCTGTTTCCCGCAGTCATCGCCGGAGTGTTCGCGCTCGGCCCAAATCCGGCCGGCGCCGCCGAGGACGATGCTCCCAAGGGGCCGGCAGTCACGGTGCTGAAGGTCGCGAAATCCTGCTTCTCCGACATCGTCGAGGCGACCGGCTCGATCATCGCACGCGAGGAAAGCTCGGTGCGGCCCGAACGTCCCGGCCTGAAGGTGACGGAGGTGCTGGCAGAAGCCGGCCAGACCACCACCGCCGGCCAGGTGCTGGCCCGGCTGGCGCTGCCGGAAGGCGGCACGCTTCAGGTCACCGCGCCGGTGGCGGGCGTGATCGCCACCTCGACCGCGCAGATCGGCAATTTCGCATCGGCGAAGGGCGAGGCCCTGTTCACGATCGTGGCGCGCAGCGAATACGACCTGGTCGGCCTGGTCGCGACCACCGATATGCGCAAGCTCGCGGTCAACCAGCAGGCGACCGTGCGCATCGCCGGCTCCGGCGACATTGACGGCAAGATCCGCCGCATCGGACCGACCGTCGAGCAGAACATCCAGCAAGGCATGGTCTATATCGGCATCTCCTCGCAGAAGCGCCTGTTGCTCAACGCGAGCGGGCGCGCGCTGATCAAGTCCGGGCAGAGCTGCAACGTCGCGGTGCCGCTGACCGCTGTGCAATATTCCTCGGCCGGCACGGTGGTGCAGGTGATCCGCCGCAATCGCGTCGAGACCAAGCGCGTCGAGGTCGGACTGATGTCGGGCGGCAATATCGAGATTCGCGACGGCCTCAACGAGGGCGACGTCGTCGTGGCGCGCGCGGGCGCGCTGCTGCGCGAGGGCGATCCGGTACGCCCGGTGATGGCAAGCGCGGAAGCTGCGAAGTAG
- a CDS encoding caspase family protein: MNVRQLDLSRRTIALAAALIGTVSLVIGAHAALNMRAIDAAKAVSTDQITGSIGQTSRLALVIGNGHYPDANAPLTQSINDARALSSSLRKNGFDVDMVEDATKDDMVRAVNRLKSRIKHDTVVMLFFGGYGVQAGRESYMLPVDAVIWKESDVRRQGVSIDGVLDMMKEQGAKAKLVVVDASRRNPFERRFRSYSHGLAPISAPDNALILSSASPGKVVDDGKGEHSVLVSEFLNNLNAQGSAESVFNKTRLAISRASEGDQVPTISSSLLEDVRFGEAGG; this comes from the coding sequence ATGAATGTAAGGCAGCTCGACCTTTCCAGACGCACGATCGCGCTGGCCGCGGCCCTCATCGGCACGGTCTCGCTGGTGATCGGCGCCCATGCTGCTCTCAACATGCGCGCGATCGATGCGGCCAAGGCCGTCTCGACCGACCAGATCACCGGCTCGATCGGCCAGACCTCGCGCCTGGCGCTGGTCATCGGCAATGGACATTACCCCGACGCCAACGCGCCGCTGACGCAGTCGATCAACGACGCCCGCGCGCTGTCCTCGTCCCTGCGCAAGAACGGCTTTGATGTCGACATGGTGGAAGACGCGACCAAGGACGACATGGTCCGCGCCGTCAACCGCCTAAAGTCCCGCATCAAGCACGACACCGTCGTCATGCTGTTCTTTGGCGGCTACGGCGTGCAGGCCGGCCGCGAGAGCTACATGCTGCCGGTCGATGCCGTGATCTGGAAGGAAAGCGACGTCCGCCGCCAGGGCGTCTCCATCGACGGTGTGCTCGACATGATGAAGGAGCAGGGCGCCAAGGCCAAGCTCGTCGTGGTTGACGCCTCCCGCCGCAATCCCTTCGAACGCCGCTTCCGCTCCTACAGCCACGGCCTCGCGCCGATCAGCGCGCCCGACAATGCGCTGATCCTCTCCTCGGCCTCGCCCGGCAAGGTCGTCGACGACGGCAAGGGCGAGCACAGCGTGCTGGTCAGCGAGTTCCTCAACAACCTCAATGCGCAGGGCAGCGCCGAGAGCGTCTTCAACAAGACCCGCCTCGCCATCTCCCGTGCCAGCGAGGGCGATCAGGTCCCGACCATCTCCTCGTCATTGCTCGAGGACGTCCGCTTCGGCGAAGCCGGCGGCTAG